One Luteimonas sp. MC1825 DNA segment encodes these proteins:
- the rnpA gene encoding ribonuclease P protein component: MNLRLPRQARVRVRAEFDRVFQDGRRTATPLLALHVLRDGAPARLGLAVSRKVDRRAVARNRIKRALRDEFRHVRAALPDAAFVVVVRHGASKAAPEALREAFRDALRRAGALPAPDLTGTMPAAPLPAIPAPRPAGQ; the protein is encoded by the coding sequence ATGAACCTCCGCTTGCCCCGCCAAGCGCGTGTCCGCGTGCGTGCCGAATTCGACCGGGTGTTCCAGGACGGCCGCCGCACGGCGACGCCGCTGCTGGCCCTGCACGTCCTGCGTGATGGCGCGCCCGCGCGCCTCGGCCTGGCCGTGTCGCGCAAGGTCGATCGCCGCGCGGTGGCACGCAACCGCATCAAGCGCGCGCTGCGCGATGAATTCCGCCATGTCCGCGCCGCATTGCCGGACGCGGCGTTCGTCGTGGTGGTGCGCCACGGTGCCTCCAAGGCGGCGCCGGAAGCGCTGCGCGAAGCCTTCCGCGATGCGTTGCGCCGTGCCGGCGCGTTGCCCGCACCTGACCTGACCGGCACAATGCCCGCCGCCCCCCTTCCCGCCATCCCAGCGCCGCGACCTGCCGGCCAATGA